A single genomic interval of Drosophila virilis strain 15010-1051.87 chromosome 2, Dvir_AGI_RSII-ME, whole genome shotgun sequence harbors:
- the LOC6629509 gene encoding uncharacterized protein isoform X4, with the protein MIKTNQILYFDTRFETLDPSNHSLRRRKDFTDCKNWDKNYLRNCTPLNCEERYFGQRSFYNRTSEECEPVPTCFGEGVIYDFYANECMDMNNFITDEEIEQLKQGKFDNNLLELQPYVRKKTRQSTEKKTELNKQKPKQMLRECNFAAKLSLVDFNNCFQHLKDVDTSTEDYKESSQAKKLKKKSTATSILRSFYYDWYTPLNKEHDLESTHHKRNSDDNSTAEKGDSSSSDKKSDSYSLPNDKENPIKVTSGTNTLVHKLAAYSAIEWFFMTMEMLLIISLVIIFQIVVTFLTYAVVCTTLYGFLEILAELQPYKVTGSHLGKKLTPRHRLVQHDIMTSASLMSQLK; encoded by the exons ATGATCAAAACGAATCAAATTTTATACTTTGATACACGCTTTGAAACCTTGGATCCGAGCAATCATTCCCTGCGACGTCGCAAGGATTTTACCGACTGCAAGAACTGGGATAAGAACTATTTACGCAATTGCACGCCCCTTAACTGTGAGGAGCGATATTTTGGCCAGCGCAGCTTTTACAATCGCACGTCGGAGGAGTGTGAGCCGGTGCCGACCTGTTTTGGAGAGGGCGTGATATATGATTTCTATGCTAATGAGTGCATGGATATGAACAATTTCATAACTGATGAGGAAATAGAGCAGCTAAAGCAGGGAAAATTCGATAATAACTTGCTGGAGCTGCAGCCTTATGTGAGAAAGAAAACC cgTCAATCAACCGAAAAGAAAACTGAACTTAACaagcaaaagccaaaacaaatgTTAAGGGAATGCAACTTTGCTGCCAAACTATCGCTTGTTGACTTCAACAATTGTTTTCAGCATCTAAAAGATGTAGACACATCAACGGAAGACTATAAAGAATCCTCACAAgccaaaaaattaaagaaaaagtCGACAGCCACCTCTATATTAAGAAGCTTCTATTACGATTGGTATACGCCACTGAATAAAGAACACGATTTGGAGAGCACACATCATAAAAGGAACAGTGACGATAACAGTACAGCAGAAAAAGGTGATAGTAGTAGCAGTGATAAAAAGAGTGACAGCTACTCATTACCAAATGACAAGGAGAATCCCATCAAGGTGACGTCGGGAACAAATACTTTAGTGCACAAATTGGCTGCATATAGTGCAATAGAGTGGTTTTTTATGACTATGGAAATGCTGCTCATT ATCTCATTGGTCATTATATTTCAGATCGTTGTCACTTTTCTCACCTACGCAGTGGTGTGTACGACTCTCTACGGATTTCTGGAGATTTTAGCCGAACTACAACCGTATAAAGTCACCGGCAGTCACTTAGGCAAGAAACTGACGCCTCGTCACAGACTTGTCCAACATGATATTATGACCTCAGCCAGTTTAATGTCACAgttaaaatga
- the LOC6629509 gene encoding uncharacterized protein isoform X2 encodes MLQQLLLYLMTLNIPSIYPTCSVSRVIMRVPRENDIGLIFDLTVSNQKREKSEMLEFTVNSNGVCTLNLTNGKQVKAGTIFGGDFGAIEPGSSVTVSLVWPTVSLYNRVGSCPIVISSTNHLNEMIKTNQILYFDTRFETLDPSNHSLRRRKDFTDCKNWDKNYLRNCTPLNCEERYFGQRSFYNRTSEECEPVPTCFGEGVIYDFYANECMDMNNFITDEEIEQLKQGKFDNNLLELQPYVRKKTRQSTEKKTELNKQKPKQMLRECNFAAKLSLVDFNNCFQHLKDVDTSTEDYKESSQAKKLKKKSTATSILRSFYYDWYTPLNKEHDLESTHHKRNSDDNSTAEKGDSSSSDKKSDSYSLPNDKENPIKVTSGTNTLVHKLAAYSAIEWFFMTMEMLLIIVVTFLTYAVVCTTLYGFLEILAELQPYKVTGSHLGKKLTPRHRLVQHDIMTSASLMSQLK; translated from the exons ATGttacaacagctgctgctgtacCTCATGACACTGAATATACCCAGCATCTACCCGACGTGCAGCGTGTCGCGCGTTATCATGCGCGTGCCCCGAGAGAATGATATAGGGCTCATCTTCG ATCTGACTGTTTCCAATCAAAAACGGGAAAAATCGGAAATGCTGGAGTTTACCGTGAACTCAAATGGCGTCTGTACATTGAATTTGACCAACGGCAAGCAGGTCAAGGCAGGCACCATTTTTGGCGGCGACTTTGGCGCGATTGAACCAGGGAGTAGCGTCACCGTGTCTCTGGTGTGGCCCACTGTG TCCCTTTACAATCGCGTTGGCAGCTGTCCCATAGTCATCAGCAGCACGAATCACCTGAACGAGATGATCAAAACGAATCAAATTTTATACTTTGATACACGCTTTGAAACCTTGGATCCGAGCAATCATTCCCTGCGACGTCGCAAGGATTTTACCGACTGCAAGAACTGGGATAAGAACTATTTACGCAATTGCACGCCCCTTAACTGTGAGGAGCGATATTTTGGCCAGCGCAGCTTTTACAATCGCACGTCGGAGGAGTGTGAGCCGGTGCCGACCTGTTTTGGAGAGGGCGTGATATATGATTTCTATGCTAATGAGTGCATGGATATGAACAATTTCATAACTGATGAGGAAATAGAGCAGCTAAAGCAGGGAAAATTCGATAATAACTTGCTGGAGCTGCAGCCTTATGTGAGAAAGAAAACC cgTCAATCAACCGAAAAGAAAACTGAACTTAACaagcaaaagccaaaacaaatgTTAAGGGAATGCAACTTTGCTGCCAAACTATCGCTTGTTGACTTCAACAATTGTTTTCAGCATCTAAAAGATGTAGACACATCAACGGAAGACTATAAAGAATCCTCACAAgccaaaaaattaaagaaaaagtCGACAGCCACCTCTATATTAAGAAGCTTCTATTACGATTGGTATACGCCACTGAATAAAGAACACGATTTGGAGAGCACACATCATAAAAGGAACAGTGACGATAACAGTACAGCAGAAAAAGGTGATAGTAGTAGCAGTGATAAAAAGAGTGACAGCTACTCATTACCAAATGACAAGGAGAATCCCATCAAGGTGACGTCGGGAACAAATACTTTAGTGCACAAATTGGCTGCATATAGTGCAATAGAGTGGTTTTTTATGACTATGGAAATGCTGCTCATT ATCGTTGTCACTTTTCTCACCTACGCAGTGGTGTGTACGACTCTCTACGGATTTCTGGAGATTTTAGCCGAACTACAACCGTATAAAGTCACCGGCAGTCACTTAGGCAAGAAACTGACGCCTCGTCACAGACTTGTCCAACATGATATTATGACCTCAGCCAGTTTAATGTCACAgttaaaatga
- the LOC6629509 gene encoding uncharacterized protein isoform X3 produces MLQQLLLYLMTLNIPSIYPTCSVSRVIMRVPRENDIGLIFDLTVSNQKREKSEMLEFTVNSNGVCTLNLTNGKQVKAGTIFGGDFGAIEPGSSVTVSLVWPTVSLYNRVGSCPIVISSTNHLNEMIKTNQILYFDTRFETLDPSNHSLRRRKDFTDCKNWDKNYLRNCTPLNCEERYFGQRSFYNRTSEECEPVPTCFGEGVIYDFYANECMDMNNFITDEEIEQLKQGKFDNNLLELQPYVRKKTRQSTEKKTELNKQKPKQMLRECNFAAKLSLVDFNNCFQHLKDVDTSTEDYKESSQAKKLKKKSTATSILRSFYYDWYTPLNKEHDLESTHHKRNSDDNSTAEKGDSSSSDKKSDSYSLPNDKENPIKVTSGTNTLVHKLAAYSAIEWFFMTMEMLLIVSSC; encoded by the exons ATGttacaacagctgctgctgtacCTCATGACACTGAATATACCCAGCATCTACCCGACGTGCAGCGTGTCGCGCGTTATCATGCGCGTGCCCCGAGAGAATGATATAGGGCTCATCTTCG ATCTGACTGTTTCCAATCAAAAACGGGAAAAATCGGAAATGCTGGAGTTTACCGTGAACTCAAATGGCGTCTGTACATTGAATTTGACCAACGGCAAGCAGGTCAAGGCAGGCACCATTTTTGGCGGCGACTTTGGCGCGATTGAACCAGGGAGTAGCGTCACCGTGTCTCTGGTGTGGCCCACTGTG TCCCTTTACAATCGCGTTGGCAGCTGTCCCATAGTCATCAGCAGCACGAATCACCTGAACGAGATGATCAAAACGAATCAAATTTTATACTTTGATACACGCTTTGAAACCTTGGATCCGAGCAATCATTCCCTGCGACGTCGCAAGGATTTTACCGACTGCAAGAACTGGGATAAGAACTATTTACGCAATTGCACGCCCCTTAACTGTGAGGAGCGATATTTTGGCCAGCGCAGCTTTTACAATCGCACGTCGGAGGAGTGTGAGCCGGTGCCGACCTGTTTTGGAGAGGGCGTGATATATGATTTCTATGCTAATGAGTGCATGGATATGAACAATTTCATAACTGATGAGGAAATAGAGCAGCTAAAGCAGGGAAAATTCGATAATAACTTGCTGGAGCTGCAGCCTTATGTGAGAAAGAAAACC cgTCAATCAACCGAAAAGAAAACTGAACTTAACaagcaaaagccaaaacaaatgTTAAGGGAATGCAACTTTGCTGCCAAACTATCGCTTGTTGACTTCAACAATTGTTTTCAGCATCTAAAAGATGTAGACACATCAACGGAAGACTATAAAGAATCCTCACAAgccaaaaaattaaagaaaaagtCGACAGCCACCTCTATATTAAGAAGCTTCTATTACGATTGGTATACGCCACTGAATAAAGAACACGATTTGGAGAGCACACATCATAAAAGGAACAGTGACGATAACAGTACAGCAGAAAAAGGTGATAGTAGTAGCAGTGATAAAAAGAGTGACAGCTACTCATTACCAAATGACAAGGAGAATCCCATCAAGGTGACGTCGGGAACAAATACTTTAGTGCACAAATTGGCTGCATATAGTGCAATAGAGTGGTTTTTTATGACTATGGAAATGCTGCTCATTGTGAGTTCATGTTAA
- the LOC6629509 gene encoding uncharacterized protein isoform X1 yields MLQQLLLYLMTLNIPSIYPTCSVSRVIMRVPRENDIGLIFDLTVSNQKREKSEMLEFTVNSNGVCTLNLTNGKQVKAGTIFGGDFGAIEPGSSVTVSLVWPTVSLYNRVGSCPIVISSTNHLNEMIKTNQILYFDTRFETLDPSNHSLRRRKDFTDCKNWDKNYLRNCTPLNCEERYFGQRSFYNRTSEECEPVPTCFGEGVIYDFYANECMDMNNFITDEEIEQLKQGKFDNNLLELQPYVRKKTRQSTEKKTELNKQKPKQMLRECNFAAKLSLVDFNNCFQHLKDVDTSTEDYKESSQAKKLKKKSTATSILRSFYYDWYTPLNKEHDLESTHHKRNSDDNSTAEKGDSSSSDKKSDSYSLPNDKENPIKVTSGTNTLVHKLAAYSAIEWFFMTMEMLLIISLVIIFQIVVTFLTYAVVCTTLYGFLEILAELQPYKVTGSHLGKKLTPRHRLVQHDIMTSASLMSQLK; encoded by the exons ATGttacaacagctgctgctgtacCTCATGACACTGAATATACCCAGCATCTACCCGACGTGCAGCGTGTCGCGCGTTATCATGCGCGTGCCCCGAGAGAATGATATAGGGCTCATCTTCG ATCTGACTGTTTCCAATCAAAAACGGGAAAAATCGGAAATGCTGGAGTTTACCGTGAACTCAAATGGCGTCTGTACATTGAATTTGACCAACGGCAAGCAGGTCAAGGCAGGCACCATTTTTGGCGGCGACTTTGGCGCGATTGAACCAGGGAGTAGCGTCACCGTGTCTCTGGTGTGGCCCACTGTG TCCCTTTACAATCGCGTTGGCAGCTGTCCCATAGTCATCAGCAGCACGAATCACCTGAACGAGATGATCAAAACGAATCAAATTTTATACTTTGATACACGCTTTGAAACCTTGGATCCGAGCAATCATTCCCTGCGACGTCGCAAGGATTTTACCGACTGCAAGAACTGGGATAAGAACTATTTACGCAATTGCACGCCCCTTAACTGTGAGGAGCGATATTTTGGCCAGCGCAGCTTTTACAATCGCACGTCGGAGGAGTGTGAGCCGGTGCCGACCTGTTTTGGAGAGGGCGTGATATATGATTTCTATGCTAATGAGTGCATGGATATGAACAATTTCATAACTGATGAGGAAATAGAGCAGCTAAAGCAGGGAAAATTCGATAATAACTTGCTGGAGCTGCAGCCTTATGTGAGAAAGAAAACC cgTCAATCAACCGAAAAGAAAACTGAACTTAACaagcaaaagccaaaacaaatgTTAAGGGAATGCAACTTTGCTGCCAAACTATCGCTTGTTGACTTCAACAATTGTTTTCAGCATCTAAAAGATGTAGACACATCAACGGAAGACTATAAAGAATCCTCACAAgccaaaaaattaaagaaaaagtCGACAGCCACCTCTATATTAAGAAGCTTCTATTACGATTGGTATACGCCACTGAATAAAGAACACGATTTGGAGAGCACACATCATAAAAGGAACAGTGACGATAACAGTACAGCAGAAAAAGGTGATAGTAGTAGCAGTGATAAAAAGAGTGACAGCTACTCATTACCAAATGACAAGGAGAATCCCATCAAGGTGACGTCGGGAACAAATACTTTAGTGCACAAATTGGCTGCATATAGTGCAATAGAGTGGTTTTTTATGACTATGGAAATGCTGCTCATT ATCTCATTGGTCATTATATTTCAGATCGTTGTCACTTTTCTCACCTACGCAGTGGTGTGTACGACTCTCTACGGATTTCTGGAGATTTTAGCCGAACTACAACCGTATAAAGTCACCGGCAGTCACTTAGGCAAGAAACTGACGCCTCGTCACAGACTTGTCCAACATGATATTATGACCTCAGCCAGTTTAATGTCACAgttaaaatga